The following coding sequences are from one Haliotis asinina isolate JCU_RB_2024 chromosome 3, JCU_Hal_asi_v2, whole genome shotgun sequence window:
- the LOC137278909 gene encoding G-protein coupled receptor 12-like produces the protein MSREPADIFVCSLSVADTLGGFFLLYNTTYNLINYQLYYECAFRMGLVQILGLASVYHMAALTVDRYVKIAHPYHYPTACNRMFVFAVCIVIWSISTIIGLLPLFGWKNEQKSGTVGVVIMLDFSSGLGDRTTVEKGTLLLYASSTAFINSLVNPIIYAFKITSVRLRFRALFCRKYPRPDDMDNSLTEASGYVAPKTRTTFVVTSCISEIDLTT, from the exons ATGTCACGGGAACCCGCCGACATATTTGTGTGTAGTTTATCTGTAGCTGACACCTTGGGCGGCTTCTTTCTGTTGTACAACACCACCTACAACCTCATCAACTACCAGTTGTACTACGAATGTGCTTTCAGAATGGGACTTGTTCAAATTTTGGGTTTGGCATCTGTGTACCACATGGCGGCCCTCACTGTAGACAGATATGTGAAGATCGCCCATCCCTATCATTACCCGACTGCCTGCAATAGAATGTTCGTGTTCGCTGTATGTATAGTTATCTGGTCCATCTCTACAATTATAGGACTATTACCATTGTTTGGCTGGAAGAATGAACAGAAGAGTGGAACTGTTG GAGTCGTCATCATGCTGGACTTCAGCAGCGGCCTGGGAGACAGGACGACCGTGGAGAAGGGTACCCTGCTCCTCTACGCCAGTTCTACCGCCTTCATAAACAGTCTCGTTAATCCAATAATTTATGCCTTTAAAATCACATCAGTGCGCCTGCGTTTCAGGGCATTGTTTTGTCGGAAATATCCAAGACCAGACGACATGGACAACAGTCTGACTGAAGCGTCAGGATATGTAGCCCCTAAAACACGCACTACCTTCGTTGTGACTTCGTGCATTTCCGAGATAGATCTCACTACATGA